One window from the genome of Mastacembelus armatus chromosome 18, fMasArm1.2, whole genome shotgun sequence encodes:
- the tmem88b gene encoding transmembrane protein 88b, which produces MSMTGTLEKGAHHQALDLSEELPPHQLHHHTNHHLHHSNSLASTTAVGGGRETPSRVVIPPPYCAAEIGGGGSDAPLELRGSLDCWACSVLVTAQNLIIAAINACLAGLVFGTILTPAIVMVVFGFLCHSTVRPHGTTPYCSDLLTDGGCVALLVVGFLLVTPLLVLALAAYCRLARHLQLGLCFIPYSRAVYKNLPATQHRGLGTGCCGGRDGADSSGKGKVWV; this is translated from the exons ATGAGTATGACTGGCACTCTAGAGAAGGGGGCCCACCACCAGGCCTTGGATCTGTCTGAGGAACTGCCACCTCATCAACTCCATCATCACACCAACCACCATCTCCATCACTCTAACTCTCTGGCCTCCACCACTGCTGTGGGCGGTGGCAGAGAGACGCCTTCACGTGTGGTCATACCTCCTCCTTACTGTGCAGCTGAGATCGGTGGTGGGGGCAGTGACGCTCCTCTGGAGCTGAGGGGGTCGCTGGACTGCTGGGCCTGCTCGGTGCTGGTAACTGCTCAGAACCTGATCATTGCCGCAATCAACGCCTGCCTCGCTGGATTGGTGTTTGGGACCATCCTGACGCCAGCCATTGTCATGGTGGTGTTTGGCTTCCTCTGCCACTCTACA GTCCGTCCCCATGGAACCACACCCTACTGCTCAGACCTGCTGACTGATGGAGGGTGTGTGGCTCTGCTGGTGGTGGGCTTCCTCTTGGTCACCCCTCTTCTGGTCCTGGCGCTGGCTGCATACTGTCGCCTGGCCCGACACCTCCAGCTGGGCCTGTGCTTCATCCCTTACAGTCGGGCCGTGTATAAGAACCTGCCAGCCACCCAGCACCGGGGCCTAGGCACAGGCTGTTGTGGCGGCCGAGATGGAGCTGATAGCAGTGGGAAGGGAAAGGTCTGGGTGTGA